A window of Cohnella herbarum contains these coding sequences:
- a CDS encoding AbrB/MazE/SpoVT family DNA-binding domain-containing protein yields MEHKMNEGLKPMTLLDSVLGGGKVGKWGNSLGIRIPSEVMKLAKIKEGAELDFFLSTDGDVVMRLKKTEDDLVGGIDREFYTSLLNKMRASVTPDMQAHEEFGTALVGAERFDDGGDY; encoded by the coding sequence TTGGAGCATAAAATGAACGAGGGGTTAAAGCCTATGACGTTACTCGATTCAGTTCTCGGCGGTGGGAAAGTCGGCAAGTGGGGAAACAGCCTAGGCATTCGAATTCCCTCAGAGGTCATGAAACTGGCGAAGATCAAAGAAGGTGCGGAACTAGACTTCTTTCTTTCCACGGATGGCGACGTCGTCATGCGGTTAAAGAAAACCGAAGACGACTTAGTTGGCGGAATCGACCGCGAATTTTATACGAGCCTGTTGAACAAAATGCGAGCGAGTGTGACTCCTGACATGCAGGCACATGAAGAATTCGGCACGGCGCTCGTCGGCGCTGAACGGTTTGACGATGGAGGAGACTATTAG
- a CDS encoding helix-turn-helix domain-containing protein, giving the protein MKVLIVDDEVIIRTGLSTVINWRELGFELLNPAVSAEEALARIPHERPHILLTDIRMTGKSGLELAAEVKLLLPDTEIIILTGYDDFSYTQQAIREGVGDYLLKTSPPQEIIKAAMKAKQRLLDRWATLKQGHIQQTAFRDSLLEQLVMEGRLNAQSVEQIPQLLPKLRANNASFQVFIIAATGWDEATIYANSLHFAVENMVGELFNGETLLRKDYVLLVLSQEREAIDLQKVKLEFDRIGRKLKCRLFIAAGCSVPNIRDLKKSYDEASFVYSFKWFANREGLVTYEDVKGIPGGRTLSSQEEEEQLISIMKSGNPVELRYWVNETISAHLADPSVTPGSFRAYLNSLLISGHRWLERLRAIQAPGGEEALPARLLQQSDDVAERPDETLYKHLQSLMDKYRELAAGERVNYIKRAMIYIGEHLDNNLTLQQVAKHVHLNPNHFSEVFKRETGLTYIEFVTRERMRRAMELLSQSPMKISEIARHVGYEDVKYFSQLFKKTSGKTPSEYRENN; this is encoded by the coding sequence ATGAAAGTTCTTATCGTAGACGACGAAGTCATTATCCGTACCGGACTCAGCACCGTAATCAATTGGCGGGAGCTCGGCTTCGAATTGCTTAATCCTGCGGTTTCCGCAGAGGAAGCGCTGGCGCGTATTCCGCATGAACGTCCGCACATCTTGCTGACGGACATTCGCATGACCGGCAAGAGCGGCTTGGAGCTGGCCGCCGAGGTCAAGCTGCTTCTCCCGGATACGGAAATCATCATCTTGACCGGCTATGACGACTTCAGCTACACGCAGCAGGCCATCCGCGAGGGAGTCGGCGACTATTTGCTCAAGACGAGCCCGCCGCAGGAAATCATCAAAGCCGCCATGAAAGCCAAACAACGGCTGTTGGACCGTTGGGCAACGCTGAAGCAAGGCCACATCCAACAGACGGCTTTCCGCGACAGCCTGTTGGAACAGCTTGTGATGGAGGGGCGCTTAAACGCGCAATCCGTAGAGCAAATTCCGCAACTCTTACCTAAGCTTCGGGCGAATAACGCGTCGTTCCAAGTGTTCATCATCGCCGCTACCGGTTGGGACGAAGCTACGATTTACGCGAACTCTCTCCATTTTGCGGTCGAGAACATGGTCGGAGAATTGTTTAACGGAGAAACTCTGTTGCGCAAAGACTATGTTCTACTCGTTCTAAGTCAAGAACGGGAAGCCATCGACCTTCAGAAGGTAAAGCTGGAATTCGACCGGATAGGCCGGAAGCTGAAATGCCGATTATTCATTGCCGCTGGCTGCAGCGTGCCGAATATACGGGATTTAAAAAAGTCGTACGATGAAGCTTCATTCGTCTATTCGTTCAAATGGTTCGCCAACCGGGAAGGGTTAGTCACCTACGAGGACGTCAAGGGAATCCCCGGCGGAAGAACCCTTTCCTCTCAAGAAGAGGAGGAGCAGCTCATCTCGATCATGAAATCCGGCAACCCCGTCGAGTTGCGCTATTGGGTTAACGAAACGATAAGCGCCCATCTTGCGGATCCCTCGGTTACGCCGGGTTCGTTCCGGGCGTATTTGAATTCGCTCCTGATTTCGGGACACCGCTGGCTTGAACGGTTGCGAGCGATCCAGGCGCCGGGAGGAGAGGAGGCGCTTCCCGCGCGGCTGCTGCAACAATCGGACGACGTGGCGGAGCGGCCGGACGAAACGCTGTACAAGCATCTGCAATCGTTAATGGACAAGTACCGGGAGTTGGCGGCAGGCGAGCGGGTCAATTATATTAAACGCGCGATGATATACATCGGCGAGCATTTGGACAACAATCTGACTTTGCAACAGGTCGCCAAGCATGTCCATTTGAACCCGAACCATTTTAGCGAAGTGTTCAAACGGGAAACGGGCCTGACCTATATCGAGTTCGTCACGCGAGAGCGCATGAGACGCGCAATGGAACTCCTAAGCCAATCGCCGATGAAGATCAGCGAGATCGCGCGGCATGTCGGGTACGAGGACGTGAAGTATTTCAGCCAGCTATTCAAGAAGACTTCGGGGAAGACGCCTTCGGAGTATAGGGAGAACAACTGA
- a CDS encoding carbohydrate ABC transporter permease, whose translation MKATSYSSSASSSGKGVRKWRVGGVNLLMLIYALVTLYPLFWLFMSAFKTNDEFFSRPFQLPADWQWDNFARAWEVSDMGLAMVNSVIVTVVALVVTLIVGALAAYVLSRFKFKLKLVVMGLFLLGMLIPIHSTLVPLFILMNKVHLLNTYWALILPYVAFELPIAIFIVQAYMNTFPKDIEEAAMIDGTGYWGIFRKIMLPLSLPALSTVAILAFLRYWNEFSFALVFISKPALKTLPLSLSMFSTGYMTDYKLTMAALAISVVPTIIVYLIFQKHIMQGMVAGAVKG comes from the coding sequence ATGAAAGCAACAAGCTATTCAAGCAGCGCATCCTCCTCCGGTAAGGGTGTGCGCAAATGGCGGGTCGGGGGCGTAAACCTGCTGATGTTGATTTACGCTCTCGTCACGCTTTATCCTTTGTTTTGGTTGTTCATGAGCGCGTTTAAGACGAACGATGAATTTTTTAGCCGTCCGTTCCAGTTGCCGGCCGACTGGCAATGGGACAACTTCGCCCGCGCGTGGGAAGTATCCGACATGGGACTCGCGATGGTCAACTCCGTCATCGTCACGGTCGTTGCGCTTGTCGTAACGCTCATAGTCGGAGCTCTGGCGGCTTACGTTCTGTCGCGTTTTAAATTTAAGCTTAAACTTGTCGTGATGGGCTTGTTCCTGCTCGGGATGCTGATTCCGATTCACAGCACGCTCGTTCCGCTCTTCATCTTGATGAACAAGGTTCATCTTCTCAACACTTACTGGGCGCTTATTCTGCCTTATGTCGCGTTCGAGCTGCCTATCGCGATTTTTATCGTGCAAGCGTACATGAACACCTTCCCGAAGGATATCGAGGAAGCCGCTATGATCGACGGCACCGGCTACTGGGGCATCTTCCGCAAAATCATGCTCCCGCTGTCCCTTCCGGCATTGTCCACCGTTGCGATACTCGCTTTCCTACGTTACTGGAACGAGTTCTCGTTCGCGCTCGTCTTCATCAGCAAGCCTGCCCTGAAGACGCTGCCGCTCAGTCTATCCATGTTCTCCACCGGTTACATGACCGACTACAAATTGACGATGGCCGCGCTCGCCATCTCGGTTGTTCCGACCATCATCGTCTACTTGATCTTCCAGAAACACATCATGCAGGGTATGGTTGCTGGCGCCGTTAAGGGTTGA
- a CDS encoding NADPH-dependent FMN reductase: MNIGIILGSTRPGRVSPQVGKWIKEIADKRGDASYEIVDLADYDLLFLGDPSGEQQVAAWAKKISDLDGFVFVTAEYNHSITGVLKNALDSAHAEWYNKAAGIVSYGSSGGTRAAEHLRGILAELQVADVRAHPALNLFTDFENYTTFKPSEKHISHVNGMLNQMLSWSAALKSVRT; encoded by the coding sequence TTGAATATCGGTATTATTCTTGGCAGCACGCGCCCAGGAAGAGTAAGCCCGCAAGTCGGGAAATGGATCAAAGAGATTGCGGACAAACGGGGTGACGCCTCCTACGAAATCGTGGATCTTGCGGACTACGACTTGCTGTTTCTCGGAGACCCCTCGGGAGAACAGCAGGTTGCGGCTTGGGCTAAGAAAATATCCGACTTGGACGGATTCGTATTCGTAACCGCGGAATATAATCACAGCATAACCGGGGTATTGAAAAACGCCCTAGATTCCGCTCACGCGGAATGGTACAACAAGGCAGCCGGCATTGTCAGTTACGGTTCTTCCGGCGGGACGCGGGCTGCCGAACATTTGCGCGGAATTCTAGCGGAGCTGCAGGTGGCAGACGTTCGTGCACACCCCGCGCTTAATCTATTTACCGACTTTGAGAACTACACGACTTTTAAGCCTTCCGAGAAACACATTTCACATGTGAATGGCATGTTGAATCAGATGTTAAGTTGGTCTGCCGCATTAAAATCGGTTCGAACTTGA
- a CDS encoding type II toxin-antitoxin system PemK/MazF family toxin — MSITGTVERGSIVWMNFEPQAGHEQSLWRAALILSDGLIHPTVAPVAVVVPITNQAKGLPFETPVPAGIPINGALIGKPNLIQLTGVALPFQEKAIDLGARDATVIGKIDRTHPFYRAVEQKVIAIIIG, encoded by the coding sequence ATGTCGATAACAGGAACCGTAGAACGTGGAAGCATCGTCTGGATGAATTTTGAACCGCAAGCCGGTCACGAGCAATCCTTATGGCGTGCAGCACTCATACTTTCTGACGGACTCATTCATCCCACTGTCGCTCCTGTCGCCGTCGTTGTGCCGATTACTAATCAAGCTAAGGGGTTACCGTTTGAGACTCCCGTTCCTGCAGGAATTCCAATCAACGGGGCTCTCATTGGGAAACCAAATCTTATACAACTTACCGGTGTTGCACTTCCATTTCAGGAAAAAGCCATTGATCTGGGGGCACGCGATGCGACGGTTATTGGGAAGATCGATCGGACTCATCCGTTCTATAGGGCAGTCGAGCAGAAGGTCATTGCCATTATAATTGGATAA
- a CDS encoding sensor histidine kinase, whose amino-acid sequence MTRWLRRSLNRKLSFFLLISILLPLLSLGFFSYTTASKLTEEKTKQSGLSSLRQIETNLEFIVKDIENMSIFLIGNKEVQQYLSNKGDNALKQTLMIEFLSNLVYSKSYISDITIYPKYQSHPVSNTTILQSGLSDITEKFPDYFDTNPRWWSSVYENRTISGITRVISLVRPVRNMFTFEQIGMLVMSLNEQSVLRILKQSGSGGEDYTMLVDSQGRILSSGAPEPMNGYIQDFLPDLDPFTETTGSFNYDKAASKKTILYLTIPDVNWTLVRVIPYAEYSSQNRYVLALTAVSVGISGVLIAFLVVFFVKQVTRPLLMLTYFLKDAHPEEPIRPYPVESMDEVGQLVRSYNKLGGRIDRLTEQVKHNESLKKEADMLALQAQINPHFLYNTLSSIHWMALMNQDMKTADMVGSLSDFLRFSLNKGAPYCPVSQEITHARHYANIQSIRYPDKFEIHFFVDPAMNDNLMLKLLLQPLIENSLIHGILKKDGKGIIHIHAVRNKTTMTFVVDDTGIGMPPDKLREIIGLLNPSNPDDRDAIAHGSYGLRNVHQRLLLHYGNEAGLKIESTENFGTRITFTLPLLEEDQS is encoded by the coding sequence ATGACGCGCTGGTTAAGAAGATCGCTCAATCGAAAGTTATCCTTTTTCCTATTGATCTCCATCCTTCTCCCTCTCCTGTCTCTCGGTTTTTTCTCGTACACGACGGCTTCCAAATTAACCGAGGAAAAGACGAAGCAATCGGGGCTAAGCAGCTTAAGGCAAATCGAGACGAACCTTGAATTCATCGTCAAAGACATCGAGAACATGTCCATCTTCCTGATCGGCAACAAGGAAGTACAGCAGTATCTGAGCAACAAAGGCGACAATGCGCTCAAGCAAACGTTGATGATCGAGTTTTTGTCCAACCTGGTCTATTCCAAGTCCTACATATCCGACATCACTATCTATCCGAAGTACCAGTCGCACCCGGTATCCAACACGACGATCCTGCAATCCGGTCTATCCGACATTACCGAGAAGTTTCCCGACTATTTCGATACGAACCCTAGATGGTGGAGCTCCGTGTACGAGAACCGTACGATCTCTGGCATTACGCGCGTGATCTCGCTCGTCCGCCCCGTACGCAACATGTTTACGTTCGAGCAAATCGGCATGCTCGTCATGAGCCTGAACGAACAATCCGTCCTGCGAATTCTGAAGCAATCCGGTAGCGGAGGCGAAGATTATACGATGCTCGTCGACTCGCAGGGACGCATTCTGTCTAGCGGAGCCCCTGAGCCGATGAACGGTTATATTCAGGACTTCTTGCCCGACCTCGATCCTTTTACGGAAACGACCGGATCCTTCAATTACGATAAAGCTGCTTCGAAAAAAACGATCCTCTATCTCACGATACCGGACGTGAATTGGACGCTGGTCCGAGTCATTCCGTATGCCGAGTATAGTTCTCAGAACCGTTACGTCCTCGCATTAACGGCTGTGTCCGTCGGAATATCGGGCGTGCTGATCGCTTTCCTCGTCGTATTCTTCGTTAAGCAGGTAACCCGGCCGTTGCTGATGTTGACGTATTTTCTGAAGGATGCCCATCCGGAGGAGCCGATACGGCCGTACCCCGTGGAAAGCATGGACGAGGTCGGACAGCTGGTTCGCAGCTATAACAAGTTAGGCGGCCGCATCGATAGGCTAACCGAGCAAGTCAAGCACAACGAGTCGTTGAAGAAGGAAGCCGACATGCTGGCTTTGCAAGCTCAGATCAACCCTCACTTCTTGTACAATACGTTATCCTCCATTCATTGGATGGCCTTAATGAATCAAGACATGAAGACGGCCGACATGGTCGGAAGCCTAAGCGATTTCCTGCGCTTCAGCCTCAACAAAGGGGCTCCCTACTGCCCCGTGTCGCAAGAGATCACCCATGCCCGGCATTACGCGAATATTCAATCCATCCGTTACCCGGACAAATTCGAGATCCATTTCTTCGTCGATCCCGCCATGAACGACAACCTGATGCTTAAGCTGCTGCTTCAGCCGCTGATCGAAAATTCGCTTATCCACGGAATCCTCAAGAAAGACGGCAAAGGCATCATCCATATTCATGCCGTTAGGAACAAAACGACGATGACGTTCGTGGTCGACGATACCGGGATCGGCATGCCCCCGGACAAGCTCCGCGAAATCATCGGCCTGCTTAACCCGTCCAATCCCGATGACCGCGATGCCATTGCTCATGGAAGCTACGGGTTGCGAAACGTGCATCAAAGGCTTCTTCTCCACTACGGGAACGAGGCAGGCCTTAAAATCGAAAGCACGGAAAACTTCGGAACGCGAATCACGTTCACGCTGCCCCTATTGGAGGAAGACCAATCATGA
- a CDS encoding helix-turn-helix transcriptional regulator, whose protein sequence is MDPVADHSTKGILHADAGRLKYKLSRYEPADALRIYIQHYWAVEWDLRGQEPYRQTVLSHPNVNLVFEPERTRIYGIWEKTSTQLLEGQGSVFAVKFNPGGFYPFWRQPLSALTRRSIALSDVFGAEAGLLEADILAAAGDAAAQVERINRFFLARLPDEDENVELVNGIVAALVTDLDILKVEQLADRFDLSVRTLQRLFDRYVGVNPKGVIQRFRLHEAAERIEQGEAVDWPKLSLDMGYFDQAHFIKDFKAYLGKTPDEYMRSIPSAKPDSLR, encoded by the coding sequence TTGGATCCTGTTGCCGATCATTCTACCAAAGGGATATTGCATGCCGATGCGGGGAGGCTGAAGTATAAGCTGTCCCGTTATGAACCCGCGGATGCGCTTCGGATTTATATTCAACATTATTGGGCAGTCGAATGGGACCTTCGGGGTCAAGAGCCCTATCGCCAAACCGTACTTTCCCATCCCAACGTGAATCTGGTGTTCGAGCCGGAGCGCACACGGATTTATGGCATTTGGGAGAAAACATCGACGCAATTATTGGAAGGCCAGGGCAGCGTATTCGCCGTCAAATTTAATCCCGGCGGGTTCTATCCGTTCTGGCGGCAGCCGCTTTCGGCGCTAACCCGCCGGTCGATCGCGTTGTCGGACGTATTCGGGGCGGAAGCCGGTTTGTTGGAGGCCGATATTCTTGCCGCTGCCGGAGATGCTGCCGCGCAGGTCGAACGAATTAACCGTTTTTTCCTTGCTCGCTTACCTGACGAAGACGAGAATGTAGAGTTGGTCAACGGAATCGTAGCAGCGCTCGTCACGGATCTCGATATTCTGAAAGTCGAGCAGTTGGCCGATCGATTCGACCTAAGCGTTCGGACGTTGCAAAGGCTATTCGATCGTTACGTGGGCGTAAACCCGAAAGGGGTTATTCAGCGATTCCGGCTTCATGAAGCGGCCGAGCGGATCGAGCAAGGCGAAGCCGTCGATTGGCCCAAGCTGTCGCTCGATATGGGATATTTCGACCAAGCGCATTTCATTAAGGATTTCAAAGCATATTTGGGTAAAACGCCGGACGAATATATGCGATCAATCCCCAGTGCCAAGCCGGATAGCTTAAGATAA
- a CDS encoding SRPBCC family protein, producing the protein MELKYVLYVGATPDKVWQALVSPEGTKAIFFGSTLLSTFEVGSSYEYVGPGNDGDETVHVYGTILVFEPNKVFSTTEHPGPSYNPDHARLQTRVTITLEPVGGTTRLTLVNDQWSDNHPSFERTSENWPYILSNIKTYAESGKALDYGW; encoded by the coding sequence ATGGAATTGAAATACGTGTTATACGTCGGGGCTACGCCGGACAAGGTCTGGCAGGCGCTCGTCTCTCCCGAAGGGACCAAAGCGATATTCTTCGGTTCCACCTTGCTCTCGACCTTCGAAGTTGGCAGCTCTTACGAATACGTAGGCCCGGGCAACGACGGCGACGAAACGGTACATGTCTACGGTACGATCCTTGTCTTCGAACCGAATAAAGTATTCAGCACTACCGAACATCCCGGGCCTTCCTACAACCCCGACCACGCGCGATTGCAAACCCGCGTCACGATCACGCTCGAGCCGGTCGGCGGAACCACGAGACTAACGCTCGTTAACGATCAATGGTCCGACAACCATCCTTCGTTTGAAAGAACTTCCGAAAACTGGCCCTACATCCTGAGCAACATTAAGACCTACGCGGAGTCGGGCAAAGCACTTGATTACGGTTGGTAA
- a CDS encoding extracellular solute-binding protein, which yields MKKSLSAIMALTVSASVLLAGCGNKDSGNGAKTEDGKEKVKISLWHNYTGDDQRATTMRAIIDEFQKEHTNIELDIQAIPPDGYRTRLKTVAAANEMPDLFVMWPGIMTKEFQAGGMIQPINELLDKETEWKNGFLPGSFDGFTIDNNIYSAPIALSPTSILFYNQSILDANGVQVPKTWDELLKTVEVFKGKNITPIALGNKASWLAQSSILSSLADRVTGTEWFLKAAAQDGASFTDPQFVQSLQYLQDLEKAGAFQPGFNAIDNTQMEQMFAQGKSAFMIDGGWALTNFAANATDEAKAQMGATVLPSIPGGKGDPNTLSGVVGTGLGLGKNATGAKKEAAFELMLAMAGPEAQKRVLESNQLVSYKVELDKSKVTPIFSKVYELLNTVKMTPVYDGVMTSAGAEAVNNGLQELLMGGKAEDIAKKIQEAQAKSLGK from the coding sequence ATGAAAAAATCACTTTCCGCTATTATGGCGCTTACGGTATCGGCATCGGTCCTCTTGGCCGGATGCGGCAATAAAGACTCCGGCAACGGAGCGAAAACGGAAGATGGCAAAGAAAAGGTAAAAATTTCGCTCTGGCACAACTACACCGGCGACGATCAACGCGCCACGACAATGCGTGCGATCATCGATGAATTCCAGAAAGAGCATACGAACATCGAGCTTGATATTCAGGCGATTCCGCCGGACGGCTATAGAACGCGTCTCAAAACGGTTGCGGCCGCTAACGAAATGCCGGATCTGTTCGTCATGTGGCCGGGCATTATGACGAAGGAATTCCAAGCAGGCGGGATGATTCAGCCGATTAACGAATTGCTCGACAAAGAGACGGAATGGAAAAACGGCTTCTTGCCGGGATCGTTCGACGGCTTCACGATCGATAACAACATTTACAGCGCTCCGATTGCCCTAAGTCCGACTTCGATCTTGTTCTATAACCAATCGATTCTAGACGCGAACGGAGTACAGGTTCCTAAAACGTGGGACGAATTACTGAAAACCGTCGAAGTGTTCAAAGGGAAGAACATCACGCCGATCGCATTGGGCAACAAAGCCTCCTGGCTAGCGCAATCGAGCATTCTCAGCTCGCTGGCCGACCGCGTGACCGGCACGGAATGGTTCTTGAAAGCAGCCGCCCAAGACGGCGCGAGCTTCACCGACCCGCAATTCGTACAATCGCTTCAATACTTGCAGGATCTCGAAAAAGCAGGCGCGTTCCAACCCGGATTCAACGCGATCGACAATACGCAAATGGAGCAAATGTTCGCGCAAGGCAAATCCGCTTTCATGATCGACGGCGGCTGGGCGTTGACGAACTTCGCGGCTAACGCGACCGATGAAGCCAAAGCTCAAATGGGCGCTACCGTACTTCCTTCCATCCCTGGAGGCAAAGGCGATCCGAACACGCTGTCCGGCGTAGTCGGAACAGGTCTTGGTCTCGGCAAAAACGCGACGGGCGCCAAGAAAGAAGCCGCATTCGAGCTCATGCTCGCCATGGCAGGCCCCGAAGCGCAGAAGCGCGTACTGGAAAGCAACCAGTTGGTCAGCTATAAAGTCGAACTCGATAAGAGCAAAGTCACTCCGATCTTCTCGAAAGTATACGAGCTTCTGAATACCGTGAAGATGACTCCCGTATATGACGGCGTTATGACTTCCGCAGGCGCGGAAGCCGTGAATAACGGACTTCAAGAGCTGCTAATGGGCGGCAAAGCGGAAGATATCGCGAAGAAAATTCAAGAGGCGCAAGCCAAGTCGCTTGGCAAGTAA
- a CDS encoding DinB family protein produces MEHFLFKQLAFVRGQTFKAMEGVSEEIADRIPEGFRNSIRWNLGHIYVVLERFAFLHANLPLLLPEGFKERFESGTSPLTSQVSFPAPSLQQLETLLKDQQERIREALAPRIHEQISPPYTTSAGMTLGSIDQFLSFNLYHEGMHLNAIKNYKRLL; encoded by the coding sequence ATGGAACACTTTTTATTCAAGCAGTTGGCTTTCGTAAGAGGTCAAACCTTCAAAGCGATGGAAGGAGTCTCGGAGGAAATCGCGGACCGGATTCCCGAAGGATTTCGAAACTCGATTCGATGGAATCTGGGACACATTTACGTCGTCCTGGAACGGTTCGCCTTTCTTCACGCGAATCTTCCCCTACTTCTGCCCGAAGGGTTCAAGGAACGGTTCGAATCCGGCACTTCGCCGTTAACGAGCCAAGTATCCTTTCCCGCGCCGAGTCTGCAACAATTGGAAACCCTGTTGAAGGACCAACAAGAGCGGATTCGCGAAGCTCTCGCTCCCCGTATTCATGAACAAATCAGTCCGCCGTATACGACGTCCGCCGGAATGACTCTGGGGTCGATCGATCAATTTCTCAGCTTTAATCTGTACCATGAAGGCATGCACCTCAACGCCATCAAAAATTATAAAAGGCTGCTGTAA
- a CDS encoding carbohydrate ABC transporter permease codes for MTSSARMRSFIALALTPALLLFVIFVIIPICWSAYYGLFDWKGIGAAKFIGFGNYLEAIQDPIFWLSFKNNMLVVAASVFGQVPIALILALLLLKNSWFHKFIRSAVFMPMVLSSVVVGIIWGYIYHPEIGILNFLLDALGLSSWKQLWLADPDISMFSIMVPIIWNYIGPYLIIFIAALQNIPSEIDDAAKIDGVDGSRKLFSITLPMIWDTIKVVIVLCISGSLKAFDLIYIMTGGGPAHSTEVLASYMYNNTFAIYRFGYGSAVSTTIIILSLILIAGSQYLMKKEYR; via the coding sequence ATGACTTCATCTGCCCGCATGAGAAGTTTTATCGCGTTAGCGCTTACTCCCGCATTACTTCTATTCGTCATTTTCGTTATTATCCCGATCTGTTGGTCGGCATACTACGGTCTCTTTGATTGGAAAGGCATTGGCGCGGCGAAATTCATTGGCTTCGGAAATTACCTGGAAGCGATCCAGGATCCTATATTCTGGCTTTCCTTTAAGAACAACATGCTCGTAGTGGCGGCGTCCGTCTTCGGTCAGGTGCCGATTGCTTTGATTTTGGCTTTGCTGCTGCTCAAAAACAGTTGGTTCCACAAGTTCATCCGTTCCGCGGTGTTCATGCCGATGGTGCTTTCCTCGGTCGTCGTGGGGATCATCTGGGGTTACATTTATCATCCGGAAATCGGAATTCTGAACTTCCTATTGGATGCACTGGGCCTATCCTCGTGGAAGCAGCTGTGGCTGGCCGATCCGGATATCTCTATGTTCTCGATCATGGTGCCGATTATCTGGAACTATATCGGTCCGTATTTGATTATTTTTATCGCCGCGTTGCAAAATATTCCGAGCGAAATCGACGATGCGGCCAAGATCGACGGCGTAGACGGGTCGCGCAAGCTGTTCTCCATTACGCTTCCGATGATCTGGGATACAATCAAAGTCGTTATCGTGCTCTGTATTTCCGGTAGCTTAAAAGCCTTCGACCTCATCTATATCATGACCGGAGGCGGACCCGCTCATTCGACCGAGGTGCTCGCGTCCTATATGTACAACAATACGTTCGCCATTTACCGCTTCGGGTACGGTAGCGCGGTATCCACGACCATTATTATTTTGAGCCTCATCTTGATCGCGGGCAGTCAGTACTTGATGAAAAAAGAATATCGTTAA
- a CDS encoding winged helix DNA-binding domain-containing protein, whose product MSANPFQVEPGPVLSKRSLNRALLERQMLIQRKQMSALEAIEHLVGLQAQAPNPPYIGLWARLADFQQAELSKLIQSRQAVRIALMRSTIHLVSSRDCLALRPLLQPVLERGLRGSYGKHLTAIDQEALSAAGRALVEERPRTFQEISALLAEDERWRDLDPSAIANIVRTHIPLVQVPPRGLWGESGQAAHTSAETWLGTGLSVDCSVDSSIETIIERYLAAFGPATVQDMQAWSGLTKLNGVISLMRPRLRIFRDEHGKEVFDLPDAPLPDPDAPISAKFMAEFDNALLSHADRSRIISEDDRKRVFTINGIIRSTFLIDGFVQGMWKITKERDTATLVIDPFRPLSKKDKTELAAEGVNLLTFAAGEFAVHNIRINEPLS is encoded by the coding sequence ATGTCGGCTAACCCTTTCCAAGTTGAGCCTGGCCCCGTCCTCAGCAAGCGCTCCCTTAACCGGGCATTGCTCGAACGGCAGATGTTGATCCAGCGCAAGCAGATGTCTGCTCTGGAAGCGATAGAGCATCTGGTGGGGCTGCAAGCGCAAGCTCCTAACCCTCCTTATATCGGATTATGGGCTCGCCTTGCCGACTTTCAACAGGCGGAATTGTCTAAGCTGATCCAGTCCCGACAAGCGGTAAGGATCGCGCTCATGCGCTCGACGATCCACCTCGTCTCGTCCCGTGACTGCCTAGCGCTCCGCCCTCTTCTGCAGCCCGTTCTCGAACGCGGCTTGCGAGGAAGCTACGGCAAACACCTTACGGCCATAGACCAAGAGGCACTCTCCGCGGCGGGACGGGCGCTCGTCGAGGAGCGTCCCCGTACTTTTCAAGAGATCAGCGCCCTTCTAGCCGAGGACGAGCGGTGGCGCGACCTTGATCCTTCCGCCATCGCCAATATCGTGCGCACGCATATCCCGCTTGTTCAAGTGCCGCCGCGCGGGCTTTGGGGAGAAAGCGGCCAAGCCGCCCATACTTCCGCGGAGACTTGGCTTGGAACCGGTCTTTCCGTCGATTGCTCTGTCGATAGCTCAATAGAAACGATAATCGAAAGATATTTGGCCGCATTCGGCCCGGCTACCGTTCAGGACATGCAAGCTTGGTCCGGCTTGACGAAGCTTAACGGCGTGATCAGCCTTATGCGGCCGCGTCTGCGAATCTTCCGCGACGAGCACGGCAAGGAGGTGTTCGATCTCCCCGATGCTCCGTTACCCGATCCGGACGCGCCGATATCCGCGAAATTCATGGCGGAGTTCGATAACGCTCTTCTCTCCCATGCCGACCGAAGCCGCATCATCTCAGAAGACGACCGGAAGCGCGTGTTCACGATTAACGGAATTATTCGCTCTACATTCCTGATTGACGGCTTCGTCCAAGGAATGTGGAAGATTACCAAGGAGCGCGATACCGCCACTCTCGTCATCGATCCCTTCCGGCCGCTCAGCAAGAAAGATAAGACGGAGTTAGCCGCGGAAGGAGTCAATCTGCTTACGTTCGCGGCAGGGGAGTTCGCCGTCCATAACATCCGTATTAACGAACCATTATCTTAA